Proteins encoded by one window of Porphyromonas vaginalis:
- a CDS encoding DUF2795 domain-containing protein has protein sequence MYWTLELASKLEDAPWPATKDELIDYAQRSGAPIEVIENLEEIEDEGEEYETIEDIWPDYPSKEDFFFNEEEY, from the coding sequence ATGTACTGGACGTTAGAATTGGCCTCCAAGCTGGAGGATGCTCCCTGGCCTGCTACCAAAGATGAGCTCATCGACTATGCTCAGCGCTCAGGCGCGCCCATCGAAGTGATCGAAAACCTCGAGGAGATCGAGGACGAGGGCGAGGAGTACGAGACCATCGAGGATATCTGGCCAGACTACCCTAGCAAGGAGGACTTCTTCTTCAACGAGGAGGAGTACTAA
- a CDS encoding Fur family transcriptional regulator gives MMSDLVSPFKAFLKQHGYQLTSERVEIAQVVSLQRRIFTTEELMAQLKEGGYRQSRGTVYSTVRLLAEAGLIVQLPQASEAHYLTSEQASLYAVCRCRCCGAEVLYRQPRRLKALRHTTPHRYRLAQPLLIFYGLCQRCERETAKTNNKRSATQSGGYNKPPQVADR, from the coding sequence ATGATGTCGGATTTGGTGTCGCCTTTTAAGGCCTTTCTCAAGCAGCACGGCTATCAGCTGACTTCTGAGCGAGTAGAGATCGCTCAGGTGGTCAGTCTGCAGCGTCGTATCTTTACGACAGAGGAGCTGATGGCTCAGCTGAAGGAGGGGGGCTATCGCCAGAGCCGTGGCACGGTCTATAGTACTGTGCGTCTGCTGGCTGAGGCGGGGCTGATCGTGCAGCTCCCGCAGGCGAGCGAAGCGCACTATCTGACCAGTGAGCAGGCTAGTCTCTATGCTGTCTGTCGCTGTCGCTGCTGTGGTGCTGAGGTGCTCTATAGACAGCCTCGACGTCTCAAGGCTCTACGTCATACTACGCCGCATCGGTATCGTCTGGCACAGCCTCTGCTGATCTTCTACGGACTATGCCAGCGCTGCGAGCGTGAGACTGCTAAAACGAATAACAAGAGGTCGGCGACTCAGTCGGGTGGCTACAACAAGCCTCCTCAAGTCGCTGATCGATAG
- a CDS encoding adenylosuccinate synthase — protein sequence MNKKKVDVLLGLQWGDEGKGKIVDVLTPGYQMVARFQGGPNAGHTLEFEGQRYVLRSIPSGIFQGNKLNMIGNGVVLDPVLLREEAEQLAQSGHDIKKRLVISRKAHLILPTHRRLDAAQELSKGAAKIGTTGKGIGPCYTDKVARTGLRIGDIERDFETRYKAVRDRHVDLLQKMGADLSKLPEMEEAFYQAIEYLKGYQFVDSEILINEALEEGLNVLAEGAQGSLLDVDFGTYPFVTSSNTVSAGCCIGLGISPKAIGRVYGIFKAYCTRVGSGPFPTELQDEVGHLMADRGHEFGAVTGRPRRCGWIDLVALRYTIMLSGVTHLIMMKSDVLDTLPTIKACVAYRIGDKEYKNMPYSLETDIEPIYQELPGWQTPLDGCRSEQDLPDAFRHYVAFLEAQLRVPISIISVGPDRSQTIMRKLNNEL from the coding sequence ATGAACAAGAAAAAGGTAGACGTCCTACTCGGACTACAATGGGGCGATGAGGGCAAAGGCAAGATCGTTGACGTCCTAACCCCAGGCTATCAGATGGTAGCACGCTTTCAAGGAGGCCCTAATGCGGGGCATACACTGGAGTTTGAGGGACAGCGCTACGTATTGCGTTCGATCCCCTCAGGCATCTTCCAGGGCAACAAGCTTAACATGATCGGCAACGGTGTCGTACTCGACCCCGTCCTACTACGTGAGGAGGCTGAGCAGCTGGCTCAGAGTGGCCACGACATCAAGAAGCGACTAGTCATATCTCGTAAGGCGCACCTGATCCTCCCGACACATCGTCGGCTAGATGCGGCACAGGAGCTCTCTAAGGGTGCTGCTAAGATTGGCACCACGGGCAAGGGTATAGGGCCCTGCTATACCGACAAGGTGGCTCGCACGGGCCTACGCATCGGTGACATAGAGCGAGACTTTGAGACCCGCTACAAAGCTGTGCGGGATCGTCACGTGGATCTATTGCAGAAGATGGGTGCTGACCTATCCAAGCTGCCTGAGATGGAGGAGGCTTTTTACCAAGCCATTGAGTACCTCAAGGGCTACCAGTTTGTAGATAGTGAGATCCTCATCAACGAAGCACTCGAGGAGGGGCTGAACGTCCTTGCTGAGGGTGCGCAGGGCTCGCTACTGGATGTGGACTTTGGTACTTACCCCTTTGTGACTAGTAGTAACACGGTAAGTGCTGGCTGCTGTATCGGTCTGGGCATTTCGCCCAAGGCGATAGGTCGCGTCTACGGTATCTTCAAGGCATATTGTACACGTGTCGGGTCAGGACCTTTCCCCACAGAGCTACAAGATGAGGTGGGGCACCTGATGGCCGATCGTGGTCATGAGTTTGGCGCGGTGACGGGGCGTCCTCGTCGCTGTGGCTGGATAGACCTTGTAGCGCTGCGCTACACGATCATGCTTAGCGGTGTGACGCATCTGATCATGATGAAGAGTGATGTGCTAGACACGCTCCCCACCATCAAGGCTTGTGTCGCCTACCGTATAGGAGATAAGGAGTACAAGAATATGCCGTACTCACTGGAGACGGACATAGAGCCTATCTACCAGGAGCTACCAGGCTGGCAGACGCCACTAGACGGCTGCCGCTCGGAGCAAGATCTGCCAGATGCCTTCCGTCACTATGTGGCCTTCCTAGAGGCGCAGCTACGAGTACCTATCTCGATCATATCTGTAGGGCCTGATCGCTCACAGACCATCATGCGCAAGCTCAACAATGAACTATAA
- a CDS encoding bifunctional folylpolyglutamate synthase/dihydrofolate synthase, with protein sequence MNYKETVDYLYQATPCYQNQGGDAYKPGLERMQQMCEAIGNPQRYIRTIHVGGTNGKGSTTSLIASVLTAAGYKVGLFTSPHLVDFRERIRINGEMISEEEVVSFVERTRPLIESVGPSFFEYTTLMAFEHFHTHEVDYAVIEVGLGGRLDSTNVIQPKLSIITNISLDHTQYLGNTLEAIAYEKAGIIKEGVHAVIGNAGGSVRVLFEQVADERHAPITFCEDEHTIKRYDELHPGMRLDTVDYGLIETPLSGDAQLENAHTVLTALRILDDKVLDTPLTHEEVARGFAELYKLSGLRGRWETLSTDPHIVCDTAHNPAGIAVVAHQLEEATYDHLYIIVGMSADKDIDTNLALLPSSARYYFCTTASQRTLPAEELLQRAEAIGLRGRAYPSVEEALREVVALANAGDLIFVGGSNFIVAELLKSYPTIQKERPAHQ encoded by the coding sequence ATGAACTATAAAGAAACGGTAGACTATCTCTACCAAGCGACCCCTTGCTACCAAAACCAAGGGGGCGATGCCTATAAGCCTGGCCTAGAGCGCATGCAGCAGATGTGCGAGGCGATAGGCAATCCACAGCGATACATTCGCACCATCCATGTGGGTGGTACCAATGGTAAGGGCTCGACCACCTCGCTCATAGCCTCCGTGCTGACAGCTGCGGGCTATAAGGTGGGGCTCTTTACCTCGCCACACCTAGTGGACTTTCGCGAGCGCATACGGATCAATGGAGAGATGATCTCCGAGGAGGAGGTGGTCTCCTTTGTCGAGCGGACCCGTCCGCTGATTGAGTCTGTCGGTCCCTCATTCTTTGAGTACACGACCTTGATGGCGTTTGAGCATTTCCACACCCATGAGGTGGACTACGCTGTCATCGAGGTAGGGCTAGGAGGACGACTAGACAGTACCAATGTGATACAGCCTAAGCTCTCGATCATAACCAACATTAGTCTGGATCATACGCAATATCTCGGCAATACACTCGAGGCGATTGCCTATGAGAAGGCGGGCATCATCAAAGAGGGTGTCCATGCTGTCATTGGGAATGCTGGAGGCTCTGTGCGTGTGCTCTTTGAGCAGGTGGCTGATGAGCGTCATGCTCCGATCACCTTCTGCGAAGATGAGCACACGATCAAGCGATACGATGAGCTACATCCTGGTATGCGGCTGGACACTGTCGATTATGGACTCATAGAGACGCCGCTCTCGGGCGATGCGCAGCTGGAAAATGCTCATACCGTCCTAACCGCACTCCGCATCCTAGACGACAAAGTACTCGACACGCCACTCACCCATGAGGAGGTGGCGCGAGGCTTTGCCGAGCTGTACAAGCTCTCGGGACTGCGTGGTCGCTGGGAGACGCTCTCGACAGATCCGCATATCGTCTGCGATACAGCGCACAACCCCGCTGGTATAGCTGTCGTAGCGCACCAACTCGAAGAGGCAACCTATGATCACCTATATATAATAGTAGGTATGAGTGCCGACAAGGATATAGACACCAACTTGGCTCTCTTGCCTTCATCAGCTCGCTACTACTTCTGCACGACAGCGTCACAGCGTACGCTACCCGCCGAGGAGCTACTGCAACGTGCTGAGGCTATCGGCCTCAGGGGGAGAGCTTATCCCTCGGTAGAGGAGGCACTGCGAGAGGTCGTGGCGCTTGCTAATGCAGGCGACTTGATCTTCGTCGGTGGTAGCAACTTCATCGTTGCCGAGCTACTCAAGAGTTATCCCACGATACAAAAAGAGCGCCCAGCCCATCAATGA
- a CDS encoding MFS transporter, producing MTESTQLKTLRDSAGMRWLALALVALTMFFAYMFVDILSPVKTMVESELNWSSTVFGTYGGSEFFINVFFFFLIFAGIILDKMGVRFTFLLSGSLMVIGALIKLYALSPAFNAGGFGYDFFNSFWPAMPASAKLACVGFALFGCGTEMGGVTVSRSIVKWFEGKEMALAMGIEMAVARLGVFAVFWLSPMIAEQYGTVRASVFFGTCLLVVALLLYVVYFFMDKKLDQQLEAAHAAVEKEEEEPFKFRDLGHVFGNSMFWIVAILCVLYYSAIFPFQKFATEMLVSNVGFEQDVAAKIFSLFPVGAMVITPILGFYLDARGKGATMLMIGAILMIVCHGTFAFFPFSTVSHGLATTIAVAAIVVLGISFSLVPAALWPSVPKIIPGKVLGSAYSAIFWIQNIGLMSVPMLIGAILDANNQNVAPGQPKDYFQAMLVFTAFGVVALITAILLKAADKKKGYGLELPNIKK from the coding sequence ATGACTGAATCTACACAATTGAAGACCCTGCGAGACAGCGCAGGGATGAGATGGCTAGCACTGGCACTAGTCGCACTCACGATGTTCTTTGCCTACATGTTTGTAGACATCCTCTCACCTGTCAAGACGATGGTTGAGTCAGAGCTTAACTGGAGCTCTACCGTCTTCGGGACCTATGGAGGTAGTGAGTTCTTTATCAATGTATTCTTCTTCTTCCTCATCTTCGCAGGTATCATCCTAGACAAGATGGGGGTGCGCTTTACCTTCCTCCTATCAGGCTCTCTGATGGTGATCGGAGCTTTGATCAAGCTATACGCACTGAGTCCCGCCTTTAATGCAGGAGGCTTCGGGTATGACTTCTTCAACAGCTTCTGGCCCGCTATGCCAGCCTCTGCAAAGCTAGCCTGTGTGGGCTTTGCACTCTTCGGCTGCGGTACAGAGATGGGAGGCGTGACGGTCTCTCGCTCTATCGTCAAGTGGTTTGAGGGCAAGGAGATGGCTCTCGCTATGGGTATCGAGATGGCTGTGGCTCGTCTAGGTGTCTTTGCTGTCTTTTGGCTCTCACCGATGATCGCTGAGCAATATGGTACTGTACGTGCTTCTGTCTTCTTCGGCACTTGTCTTCTTGTCGTAGCTCTACTACTTTACGTAGTTTACTTCTTCATGGATAAGAAGCTCGACCAGCAGCTAGAAGCAGCACATGCAGCAGTGGAGAAAGAGGAGGAGGAGCCCTTTAAGTTTAGAGACCTCGGACATGTCTTTGGCAACTCGATGTTTTGGATCGTTGCGATCCTCTGCGTGCTCTACTACTCAGCGATCTTCCCCTTCCAGAAGTTTGCTACTGAGATGCTTGTGAGCAACGTAGGCTTTGAGCAAGATGTAGCTGCTAAGATCTTTAGTCTCTTCCCCGTAGGAGCTATGGTGATAACCCCAATCTTGGGCTTCTACCTAGATGCTCGTGGTAAGGGTGCGACGATGCTGATGATCGGTGCTATCTTGATGATCGTCTGCCATGGTACGTTTGCTTTCTTCCCATTCAGCACGGTCTCTCACGGGCTAGCAACCACAATTGCCGTCGCAGCCATCGTAGTACTAGGTATCTCCTTCTCGCTGGTTCCTGCTGCACTATGGCCTTCCGTACCTAAGATTATCCCTGGTAAGGTGCTAGGCTCTGCTTACTCTGCTATCTTCTGGATTCAGAATATCGGTCTCATGTCTGTGCCTATGCTCATTGGTGCCATCCTCGATGCAAACAACCAGAATGTAGCTCCTGGACAGCCTAAGGACTACTTCCAGGCTATGCTTGTCTTTACCGCGTTTGGTGTTGTAGCTCTCATCACGGCTATACTCCTTAAGGCAGCTGACAAGAAGAAGGGCTACGGCCTTGAGTTGCCGAACATTAAGAAGTAA
- a CDS encoding energy transducer TonB — MEIKKSPHADLRRTIPLSLAMGFVLALGILYTALEWTSTKDDSTDDMTALNIADIDDALIINEQQQEQPEPEPEAPQEVVEVALPEEFKVVDDSKEVAKISIVSVDQDRELPPPPVIVQPVQTVEEPEDQIFEIVENPAVPPMGDIPSMLKWIANHIEYPQSALDNNIQGKVVLRFVVEKDGSIGDVIVARKVDPALDKEAIRVLKSMPKWTPGKQRGKPVRSYFTLPVAFVLG, encoded by the coding sequence ATGGAAATCAAGAAATCACCCCACGCAGACCTAAGAAGGACGATACCCTTATCGTTGGCTATGGGATTTGTCTTAGCTCTAGGTATCCTTTATACCGCTCTAGAGTGGACCTCTACAAAGGACGATAGTACAGACGATATGACTGCACTCAATATCGCCGACATCGATGATGCGCTCATCATCAACGAGCAGCAACAAGAGCAGCCCGAGCCCGAACCCGAGGCTCCACAGGAGGTCGTAGAGGTAGCACTACCTGAGGAGTTTAAGGTAGTGGACGATAGCAAGGAGGTTGCTAAGATTTCAATTGTCTCTGTAGACCAGGATCGTGAGCTACCACCGCCACCCGTTATCGTACAGCCTGTACAGACAGTCGAGGAGCCTGAGGATCAGATCTTCGAGATCGTTGAGAATCCCGCTGTACCCCCCATGGGTGATATACCCTCAATGCTTAAGTGGATTGCTAATCACATCGAGTACCCACAGAGTGCTCTAGACAATAACATCCAGGGTAAGGTCGTGCTCCGCTTCGTCGTGGAGAAGGACGGATCTATCGGAGATGTGATTGTAGCACGCAAGGTAGACCCCGCACTAGACAAAGAGGCTATCCGTGTGCTTAAGTCTATGCCTAAGTGGACGCCAGGTAAGCAGCGTGGTAAGCCTGTACGCTCTTACTTTACACTGCCTGTTGCCTTCGTGCTAGGCTAA
- a CDS encoding polyprenyl synthetase family protein has product MSHTVEAKDLGAYRQIVQDTLQRLKLDKRTPQALYAPIRYTLEQEGAKRVRPVLALLMQAYLRPEAPLVASPIVALEVFHNFTLLHDDVMDNSPVRRGKPSVYAKYGLTPAILSGDAMLILAYQMLTEGVSAEMLLDLIQDFNKMATLIMEGQQLDLEYEQLDYVSKEQYLEMIGYKTAILIATATRFGAILSKGSAAELESSYAFGWNLGLAFQLQDDYLDLYGDSETFGKPLGGDILEGKKTILHTLAYATASPAQRQALIEAMRRSNEQAEEKISAVKALYDEMDVATQVQALVRDYLAEAQSALKALESACGREATQLRAFVTKIAERNT; this is encoded by the coding sequence ATGTCTCACACAGTAGAAGCCAAAGATCTGGGGGCTTATCGTCAGATAGTGCAGGATACACTGCAGCGTCTGAAGCTAGATAAGCGCACACCTCAAGCTCTCTACGCTCCGATACGGTACACGTTGGAGCAAGAGGGAGCTAAGCGTGTGCGTCCAGTCCTGGCTCTCTTGATGCAGGCGTACTTACGTCCCGAGGCACCCTTGGTAGCATCGCCTATAGTAGCCCTAGAGGTCTTTCACAACTTTACGCTACTACATGACGATGTGATGGACAATTCTCCCGTACGGCGTGGCAAGCCCTCGGTCTATGCTAAGTATGGACTGACACCTGCCATCCTCTCGGGAGATGCTATGCTCATTCTAGCTTATCAGATGCTTACAGAGGGTGTCTCTGCTGAGATGCTCCTTGATCTGATACAAGACTTCAATAAGATGGCTACGCTCATCATGGAGGGTCAGCAACTAGACCTCGAGTATGAGCAGCTAGACTATGTCTCTAAGGAGCAATACCTAGAGATGATCGGCTACAAGACAGCGATCTTGATAGCCACGGCAACGCGCTTTGGAGCTATCCTCTCGAAGGGGAGTGCTGCAGAGCTCGAGTCCTCTTACGCTTTTGGGTGGAACCTCGGGTTAGCCTTTCAGCTTCAAGATGACTACTTAGATCTATACGGAGATAGTGAGACCTTTGGCAAGCCTCTCGGAGGGGATATCCTAGAGGGCAAGAAGACTATCCTCCATACACTCGCCTATGCTACAGCTTCTCCCGCTCAGCGACAAGCACTCATAGAGGCGATGCGTAGATCTAACGAGCAGGCTGAAGAGAAGATCTCAGCTGTCAAGGCTCTATATGACGAGATGGACGTAGCTACACAAGTGCAGGCACTCGTGCGAGACTACTTAGCAGAGGCGCAGAGTGCGCTAAAGGCTTTGGAGTCAGCTTGTGGTAGAGAGGCTACGCAGTTGCGCGCTTTTGTAACCAAAATAGCGGAGCGCAATACTTAA
- a CDS encoding TatD family hydrolase: MLIDTHTHIYGVEYDADREAVISAARQAGVGYMVMPNVDLTSLPLLVETHRSYSDRTAMALGLHPTSVEADYAEQLRQLRQYIAQSSEAIVAIGEIGLDFYWDRTYADEQQKALIEQVGWATELDLPVILHVRSALDETIDLLTSHFAPEQLRGVFHCFEGEETQLQRILDHLPLMMIGINGNVTYKRSRTARLLSQIPLDKMLLETDAPYLAPIPQRGKRNEPAYLVHTASYVADQIGISLESLAEHTTSNAIRLFSLDLVG, encoded by the coding sequence ATGCTGATAGATACCCACACACATATATATGGTGTCGAGTATGACGCAGATAGAGAGGCTGTCATCTCAGCAGCCCGTCAGGCGGGGGTAGGCTATATGGTTATGCCCAATGTAGATCTCACGTCACTTCCTCTACTAGTCGAGACTCACCGCAGCTATTCTGATCGTACAGCGATGGCGCTAGGGCTGCACCCCACCTCGGTGGAGGCAGATTACGCCGAGCAGCTACGTCAGCTACGCCAATACATAGCTCAGTCTAGTGAGGCAATAGTAGCGATAGGGGAGATCGGACTAGACTTCTATTGGGATCGTACCTACGCCGACGAGCAGCAGAAAGCTCTCATCGAGCAGGTCGGATGGGCTACAGAGCTAGACCTACCGGTGATACTGCATGTACGATCAGCACTGGACGAGACGATCGACCTCCTGACCTCTCACTTCGCTCCCGAGCAGCTTCGAGGAGTCTTTCACTGCTTCGAAGGCGAGGAGACACAGCTACAGCGCATATTGGATCACTTGCCACTGATGATGATAGGGATCAATGGCAATGTAACCTATAAGCGGTCTCGCACCGCTCGACTACTGTCTCAGATACCTCTAGACAAGATGCTTCTAGAGACAGACGCACCCTATTTGGCTCCTATTCCCCAGCGGGGGAAGCGCAATGAGCCAGCATATTTAGTTCATACAGCTAGCTATGTCGCAGATCAGATAGGCATCTCGCTAGAGAGCTTGGCAGAGCATACGACAAGCAATGCTATACGGCTCTTTTCGTTAGACTTAGTCGGCTAG
- a CDS encoding MotA/TolQ/ExbB proton channel family protein: MKKLFATLSCMALLTLGLTQMTYAQEAAPAATDTTEEVTPAVADEAVEVDMEAVMEQDATADQTFHQALKTKFIEGGADFMALIALVLILGLVLCLERIIYLNLADNNYEAFLRKLEEALNRGDMNGAKDIARNTRGPVASIAYQALMRFDQGIDVVERSIVSYGGVQGGLLEKNLSWITLFIAIAPSLGFLGTVVGMVMAFDKIEKVGDISPTVVAGGMKVALITTIGGLIVAMILQVFYNYILSKVESILNRMEDASITLVDFAIKYNLHK, encoded by the coding sequence ATGAAAAAGTTATTTGCAACGTTATCATGCATGGCTCTACTCACACTGGGCCTCACACAGATGACCTACGCACAGGAGGCTGCTCCAGCAGCTACAGACACCACAGAGGAGGTGACACCAGCTGTCGCTGATGAGGCTGTTGAAGTCGACATGGAGGCTGTCATGGAGCAAGACGCTACGGCTGATCAGACCTTCCACCAGGCTCTCAAGACCAAGTTCATCGAGGGTGGTGCTGACTTTATGGCACTCATCGCACTCGTCCTGATCCTCGGTCTCGTTCTCTGCCTAGAGCGTATCATCTACCTCAACCTAGCAGACAATAACTACGAGGCATTCCTACGCAAGCTCGAGGAGGCTCTCAACCGCGGTGACATGAACGGCGCTAAGGACATCGCACGCAACACCCGTGGTCCTGTTGCTTCTATCGCATACCAGGCACTGATGCGCTTTGACCAGGGCATCGACGTAGTCGAGCGTTCTATCGTCTCCTACGGTGGTGTACAGGGCGGACTCCTCGAGAAGAACCTCTCATGGATTACCCTCTTCATCGCTATTGCACCTTCACTCGGATTCCTTGGTACCGTCGTTGGTATGGTCATGGCATTCGATAAGATTGAGAAGGTTGGTGATATCAGCCCGACGGTCGTCGCTGGTGGTATGAAGGTGGCTCTGATCACGACCATCGGTGGTCTGATCGTTGCTATGATCCTACAGGTCTTCTACAACTACATCCTATCTAAGGTTGAGTCTATCCTCAATCGTATGGAGGATGCCTCAATCACGCTAGTTGACTTTGCTATCAAGTACAACCTCCATAAGTAA
- a CDS encoding ExbD/TolR family protein: MSKTKKKVPSINGSSMADISFILLIFFLITTSMDTDQGLKRRLPPLVPPEQQQQDIEIRDRNVLRILVNRSDQIAIIKKDASGRDDMAIVPLDRLKDRTVEFILNPQDLPHLPEKETRYIAGLGDRLVTISSYAISLKNEVETSYQMYIDVQNELLRAYNEVWDIVAQKEYGQPYNDLTPDKQKVVVDCYPMHISEMPLNS, translated from the coding sequence ATGTCTAAAACTAAAAAGAAGGTACCCAGTATCAATGGGTCATCCATGGCCGACATCTCTTTTATTCTTCTGATCTTCTTCTTGATTACTACTTCAATGGACACCGATCAGGGACTAAAGAGGCGCCTACCGCCGTTGGTTCCCCCCGAGCAGCAGCAGCAAGATATAGAGATACGTGATCGTAACGTGCTCCGTATCCTTGTGAACCGCTCGGATCAGATAGCTATCATCAAAAAAGATGCGTCAGGACGTGACGACATGGCTATCGTACCTCTTGATAGGCTCAAGGATCGTACTGTCGAGTTTATCCTCAACCCGCAAGATCTGCCACATCTCCCAGAGAAGGAGACACGCTACATCGCAGGACTAGGAGATCGACTCGTGACGATATCTTCGTATGCTATCTCCCTCAAGAACGAGGTCGAGACCAGCTATCAGATGTATATCGACGTACAGAACGAGCTACTCCGCGCTTACAATGAGGTATGGGATATCGTCGCTCAGAAGGAGTATGGTCAGCCATACAATGACCTTACACCAGACAAGCAGAAGGTGGTAGTCGACTGCTATCCGATGCACATCTCTGAGATGCCACTCAACTCCTAA
- a CDS encoding ExbD/TolR family protein: MGKFKQAGGRTMPELNTSSLPDLIFAFLFFIMMVTSIREVTPKVAFQNLPTATELTKLEEKSLVSFIYVGKPIPELQAKFGTAPAIQLNDQITTDASAVYGFVKDQEAQIQDERRKLMTISIKGDASTKMKIIADIKQELRRADALNISYSARPKRDN, translated from the coding sequence ATGGGAAAGTTCAAACAAGCTGGAGGGCGTACGATGCCTGAGCTGAATACATCCTCACTGCCAGACTTGATTTTTGCCTTTCTGTTTTTCATCATGATGGTGACGAGTATTCGAGAGGTTACACCTAAAGTAGCCTTTCAGAATCTCCCCACAGCCACAGAGCTAACCAAGTTGGAGGAGAAGTCTCTTGTATCCTTTATCTACGTAGGTAAGCCTATTCCTGAGCTACAGGCTAAGTTTGGTACAGCACCAGCTATCCAGCTCAACGACCAGATTACCACAGATGCCTCTGCCGTTTATGGCTTTGTCAAGGATCAAGAAGCTCAGATACAGGACGAGCGTCGCAAGCTGATGACCATCTCTATCAAGGGCGATGCATCTACCAAGATGAAAATCATAGCAGATATCAAGCAAGAGCTACGTCGTGCTGATGCACTGAATATATCATACTCAGCAAGACCTAAGCGAGATAACTAA